The genomic region CACGATTTTGCTCTTAACCTGCTTGGCTATATAAGAGCCTCACTTCAACTATCAGAAAATACAACTCATAATCATTTCTGGGTAAAGTATTATTTCGTTCTAGGTCTCTTACATTCGAGTGgtagtgtaatccttggggacTACCGGTCATCTCTTACATTCTGCTCCTGATTTCGTGCGGTTGACTGCTGCCATTCTAGAGAGCACGATTTTGCTCTTAACCTGCTTGGCTATATAAGAGCCTCACTTCAACTATCAGAAAATACAACTCATAATCATTTCTGTGTAAAGTATTCTCATCTTTCTCTCATAATCATTTCTGGGTAAAGTATTATTTCGTTCCAGGTCTCTTACATTCGAGTGgtagtgtaatccttggggaTTACCGGTCatcgctgatcgccaccacggtcgatcCGGGCAAATAGTTTTCAAGTCAGCGGTTCTTTATCCGCGTCACTACCTTCCTGATTCTTTGTCACTGTCTTATTCTTTTTCGAATAACAGGGATGTCTTCTACTAGCTGTACAACTTGCATATCAATTCTTCAAAGTGGATGATGAAGTAAAACAATTCGTTTTAGAAATTCGGAAGGTGTTTCAATTCATTGTTGCGTCGATAGTTGGTTGGGGTTTGGGTCTAATTGGCACTTACATTATTCTATTTTGTATTATAAGGTTATTTACTCTTATAATAACTTCACTTCCTTTAGAGCTCCATAACATAGGTTTTCCAGTTAATTACTGTTAGAGCTCCATAACATAGATTTTCGATAATTAATACAATGTTCTATTTTATGATTCGGTTATAATAATTAATTATCCGGAGCTAATGGATATTCCGCTTTTTATTGAGTTCTTGATGTTTACTAGTTTACTAGTCCATCCCGTTGTTGATTATTTATGTTTCTCTGTGTGCTTTGAATCTGTTAGTCCTGCTTCAAACAACTATGATCAGGGTTTTATGGAGTACTACTCTAAACTCTCTAAGCCTCATGCATATTATAGCTTTTGTATCCGAATTTGTAATCTGTAAATCCCCTCACAAATTAATAAAACTCTCCTCCCTCCTGCCATGTGAACGTAGCCAACACACGGttggtgaaccacgtaaatctgtgtgTATTGCTTTCTTTATCGTTCTTTGTCTTTCTCGCTTCTATTATAACAATCTCATTGTATTTTGAACATCACGACAACCATATCATGCATGTACTTAACTAAAATCGAGGTTGGCAATATCATTATTCGTTAATCACACGTAATGTGAAGAAACCCAAAGTCCCACTTGTAAGGgctgtcccacattgataaaagaggagaagaattaccactttataaggcaaggggctactccctctattgccaattggttttagagtggaaccctcttgggTCTACGTTGTGAACTCTTTCTCCTTCGTTTGGGTGTGGCCCAAATCCAAGGTCTGCTCTGATTCAAACTTTTTATGTTACGCGAGTGAATAAACAATTGCTACATCTATAATATCATGTCATTTACAAAGGAGGAGAAGACGATTACTTCTCCGCTGCCTAGCTAAAAACTACTCCCTAACATACTAAGAATTGGTGTTTGGTGTGATCTTGCTGCAAGCATAAAGTCGAGCAACAGTCACCAAAGGACAAAATAAATGCCTTCTGAAAATCCTCGGTCGAAGGTCTTTGTATCATAGAAATGGCATATTCAATTAAAGTTGAATCACACGGTAATGTAATAGGCCCTTCACTTGTTAGTCCAAACTCTTCTTCTGCCATTCTAAACAGCTCCTGAAGAATATCAATCTTGAGATAAGTTAAGGGGAtctattaggatattaggcccatattaggatattaggcccattagggccGCCAGCTATCGTCTAGGGTTTAGAGTATTAGGGTTTGGATTTCGGTACTATAAATAATGTATTGTTATCCTAAGTTACACAACTCAATAATACAAGATTCATGAAATACTCTcccctctataatcttaacatggtatcagagcctctttcCTGAGGTCTCTAGATACGCTTCCGCTTTCTTGCCGGTGGGCGACAATCTACAATATGCTCACCGGCGGGATTTTCAATAATTTACTCATTTACTTTTCTTCCGTTGAATTCAAAtcagaaaaaataaaataaaattgtttaTCAATTCCCACACAAAATCGTTTCTGGCAGTACAACATCATTCTCTTTGAGTTGTTTCATGCAACTCCATCCCTTAGAATCATCTATTGCGTTCTCTGCACTTCTCatacaaaagcaataaaatgatcCACCCACAGTCATGGGATATATCATCATCTTTAAAACTTTATTTCAAAATCTTCAACTTGAGCAAGGtggtacaaaaaaaaaaagaaaaaaaactggCAAGTTACGCAACTGAGTAAaaaaaactggcgagttacgcaactGAGTAaaaaaactggcgagttacgcactgaaaaaaaaaaaactggcgagttacgcactgGAAAAAAAACTGGCGAGTCCTATACGCAATGAAAATTGTCTGGCGAGTCCTATACGCACCCCCTTACCACCTTGTGAAGATAGAAGCTTTATGAAGAAAGATAGAGATGAACCGTTTTTTTTATTGATTATAATTTTATTGTAattctccaatcgtaaagttcgtacaATGTACAAtctttacgattgcgggagggtattaggatattaggcccatattaggatattaggcccattagggccGCCAGCTATCGTCTAGGGTTTAGAGTATTAGGGTTTGGATTTCGGTACTATAAATAATGTATTGTTATCCTAAGTTACACAACTCAATAATACAAGATTCATGAAATACTCTcccctctataatcttaacaGGATCGTAAACCTTTTGCCATCATTTGCGTAAATGAAGAAGTGACCTTTTTCAGCGACATTTGTTCTCGGCCAGGAAATTCTCCTTATGCTGGCAACTGCACTAGCTTTTGCCACTTCCTTGCCATTTTTATGAGTACTAATCATATTTGGAgccaattaaaattaaaattatccGATGAGAGTAATCGGTCTGAAAAAGTCAAGCAATATGGGCCTTGAAGCAGAGTTTGGTAAAATCCAACTCAAGTtgccgtcacaagcaagacggacTAAACCCCCAATAACTATCCATTTGAGAGAATCACTCGAACAATCTAACCCTAAGAAAAATGGACGAGTAAGACGACTCATCTATCTTTATCACTCTTTACAATCCTTGAATTAGTTGGTATGATATTAATCTTTTTATTGTTTATATATGCATACGATCTTGATAGCACTGATTTGTCCTTGAATTAGTTAGTATTGATTTGTTATTGAATTTCAATTACTACTAATTTGATAACCATACTTTTATTTACTATTCAATTTGTAGTATTGATTTGTCCAGGTATGGCCGCCGCCCCATATTCGCCCCCAAATATGGAAGATTTCAAAGAGCTTGACTATCAGCAAAAATTTGATGTTTTTGCCGAGTATCTGCATAACGATGAGCTTCGCAATGGAAATGCAGGACCTTTTGAGGAACATGTTATTCGTGATGTTATAGCGATGCGGGCTCTGATGAAATCAGATGTTGTGTACACCATATCAGAAGTGTATCATCTCACCGCTCTTCACAATTTGCAGCAGGGGGAGATATGGTCGGGTCAATATGCTCGCTGTGCTAACTCCCTCTCCAAAAACGCCCAAACTAAATTAGTAAGCACCGCAGCAAACTGGAACCTTAACTTCaaggtaatttaatttaatattttttatgtgattttgttggtaatttaatataatatatataaaaaaaagctGATAATCTCATCCTTTAATGTTTGGTAGGTCCTGTTGAAGAAGGAAAAGCTTCCTGTCTTACTCACTCCCAAACCATCAAGCAACCGCTTCTCTGCCTCCAGCTCACGCTCTCACTAAAACAACAAGAAACATTGTCAGTTACCAGTGAATTCCGAGTGAATTACTCCACAAGTTTGATTGCGTTTATGTGACATGTTTTCGACTTGGGTGCGTTGTTACTTATGATCCATCATTATTTTGAACATGATAATACCAAGCTTTTAAATTGGATCGGATGTTATGGTTAGTTGTTAGTTAGTTCAATTGTTGTTTGGTCTCTTGTTCATACCTCTTTGATTTGATACAAGACATTCATGAGTTGTTGATACGCCAAAAATGCAAAGAAACAAAGTTGGAGTGGAGAAATTACTTGGGCACGCTCAAACACGGCACACTATGAGTAGTGCCTCCGCCGCCATTTCATTTCACTGGCACGACACGAAGCCCACTTTCGTGGGCCTAGGCCGTGCcaatttctcctccaaacacGAGGCGTTGCCCGGCACAGCCCACTTCCATCTCTATTGGTGAGGATTCTTTTCTGATCGGTTTGATTCAAATGTAGAATGTAGTCATGTAGAGTTGGCCAACGTGGCGGTATATGCTGCCTCACCTCATTGGGCCCATTTTAACCAGCATTACTAGCCCAATATAACCCGCCTTCCAACTTGTGGGTGTTGCCATGTAAATTAAGACAATTGAACACTCGCCGCTCAATCTGTAAGGTTGGATAAGGATCCAGTCTCAGGTGTGGTTAGTTAGGTCCCATCAGTTTGGTCAGGTTTATTATCGAATGTCCCGGGCTGCTACATTGTCACAGTTATGATGACTCCAAATGATGTAGGAAAACTCCAAATGATGAAATGGACATCCACATGGGTCTGCTTCTGAAGTAGGACTACAAGGTTGTTACATTAATGTTACATGTTTTCAGGTCCGAGCTTTAAAGCCTATAGCCATTTGCCCATTTCATCCAAGTTGAACAACTCACTTAATCTCAACAATTTTCCATATATTCTATTCTTCGAAAGTTTCTCTCTTTATCTCAAATAAAATTCGACAAAAATGATCAGTACAAAGAAACTCATCAAGATGGCAAGGAAGTGGCAAAGAATAGCGATTGCCAGCAGGAAGAGGGTTTCTTGGTCGAGACCAGTGACCGATGAAGGTCATTTTGTTGTTTGCACAACTGATGGAAGACGATTCATGATTCCCTTAACGTATCTAAAGACTGATATTTTTAGGGAACTATTAAAAATGGCAGAGGAAGAATTCGGCATAGCTGCTTCAGGGCCAATTACCTTGCCTTGTGATTCGAGTTTCATGGGGTATATCATCTCTATGATCCAAAAGCATGTGGCGAAGGACTTGAAGAATGCATTGATTGCTTCTTTGTCCGGCTGTAGATACTCGTCATTAGTTGAACATCAACAGCAAAATAATCAACATTTGCTCATTTCTTGTTTCTAGAACATAGTACAGTATTTTTCTTTGAATCTTTTGTACAGAACAGATGTAGTTTTGCCTTAGAGCTCAGATTAATGAAACTTCTAGTGAATTCATCAGAAACAATTGTTTTTTTAGCTGTTTACGGAGTACTATTCGTCTATCTAGGAAATTAATCAAATGCAAGAACTTTTATAAaaacatgaattatgtgcttcaatAAAATGGATCAAAAAATGAAATGATGCATTCAACAAGAAATGTCACAAAGGCGCCCACTTTTGACATGGTAATGCATCAAACTGTTTAACCTATGAAAGCCAGTTAAAGTAAAGGTCTTTCTAACTCATCGATCAAACTGTTTCTTTTGTGGTGCTCATTTACACAATGTTGGTATTATCGTCTTAATCGAAGACAAGGCTAGAACTAAACCATGTGCATATAAGACCACAGGAGGAGCTAGTACACTCAGGTGGGTACTCCCTGCATTTATTAGTTGCAGGACAACTGCATGCACTGATGTACCCTTGTGTACATTATTAGGTGTACCTTACTTTGGTACAATGGTACTGTACATTAGCAAATTTAGTGGACAACATGAGTCCTATAAGTTACTACAATCAATCAACAAGAAGACATCTTggtaatcaaacaaatcaaaCATACCCACCTGAAATTTCCACATGCTTTGTCCTCCAAACTATCAAAACAAGGTGTTAGTTAGCATTTAAGTGATATGTCTTTAATTTGAGACTATAAAACTTGACCATTTCTCCAAAGTTAattcacaacacaacacaacacaacacaactacTTCATCTTTACAACATTTTCTCATTGTGAAATATTTCTTAAAACCGGCAAAAATGATAAGTACGAAGAAACTCATCAAGATGGCAAACAAGTGGCAAAGAATAGCGATTGCCAGCAGGAAGCGGGTTTCCTGGTCAAGACAAGTGACCGATGAAGTTCACTTTGTTGTTTACACAACTGATGGAAGACGATTCATGATTCCCTTGACGTATCTAAAGACTGATATTTTTAGGGAACTATTAAAAATGGCAGAGGAAGAATTCGGCATAGCTGCTTCAGGGCCAATTACCTTGCCTTGTGATTCAAGTTTGATGGAGTACATCATCTCTATGATCCAACAGCATGTGGCGAAGGACTTGGAGAATGCATTGATCGCATCTTTGTCTAGCTGCAGATACTCATCAATAGTTGAACATCAAGTGCAAATTAGCCAACAACAATTGTTCATCTCTAGTTTCTAAGGCATTCTTTTTGTTCCATTCTTTTGTACAGAGCACATGTAGTTAACCTCGAAATCAGAATTAATGAAAATAGATTTCTTCAGAATCGAACAACAATTTTCTCGGCAGCAACATGTCCATATGCTTTTAGCTTTTTGGTGTTAGGCAGGATGATCAAACACATCAAAGTGACCTATTACTCTTATAGGAAATGAATTACTAAGTAGTGAAAAATCCATGAATCAAATTTGATGCAGTAGAAGTGTAGAACAGCAACAAGTGCCTGAAAGCAGCCCACTTAGAACGAGGTACAGAAGTTGGATGTACGTAGCCATACCCATGTGTGTATTCAGCAGCAAAGAGAACATATTTCTGGATGACTCGTAACGTGAATTGTGTCCAGAATTGATGCAATATATTGTTAAAAGTTGAAAAAATATCAGTATGACAGAACATCATATGGATTTCAACAACACAGCACCTGCAAATTTTTCTCACTTTGTGACTATAAGAATCCTCTGACATGCTTACTGTTCAAAAACAGTCCTAAAATAAATCACAGCACATGCTTACTATTCTAAAACAGTCCTAAAATAATGTATTTTACTCGTTTACCACGGCTATCAAGGAACTGGTGACTTCACTAATATTTCTGAATTAATGGTTAGGCTGGTGACTTCTGGTGGAAGCACAAATAGACTGTTCTCAGATTCCCATTTATATTTTTGTCGAAACATGAATTTATCGACTGTGTTACTTCATGAGATGCGAAATAAGTTTATACTGTAAGTAATTTTGTTTACTCAAATCATTAAACTCAAATAATAACCCGTCATATTCTGTACCAGTCAGCTCTTGATGTTGAAGCTGTCATGCATTTCAGAGTTCAGACAAAAGGACAGCATTGCTGGCGAGACGTCGCATAAACATTACTCAATTGAAATTGTGGAATGATCAGTCAAGCAAAGTGACAGGCTAAAGCATTTAatcaataataataacagtaatcaAGAAACATCTTTGGGCTACATACATGTTTTGAGATCGTCCAAATTGATACGGTTGTCGAAATTTATATCTGATAGCCCCATCTGTACAACTCACATGGTTTTGCCTCAAAACTTCAGGAAAAAAACAGGCAACATTGAAGTGACTTGTCCTTAGCATGAAGCTATAAAACTTGATCATTCTCAAGTCTCAAGCATCAAATCCAAACACTCTTCAAGTAATTTCTTATCCAAGAACAAAAAAAAGCCATACTATACATTCATCACCCCTTCAAACCCACAAAATGATTAGCACAAAGAAGCTTATTAAGATGGCGAAAAAATGGCAAAGACTGGCAATTTCTAGCCGGAAGAGGATTTCTTGGTCAAGACCTGTTGCCAAAGAGGGTTACTTTGTTGTCTACACAACGGATGGAAGACGGTTTATGATTCCACTGACGTATTTGAACAACGAGATTGTAAGGGAGCTCTTGAGATTGGCTGAGGAAGAGTTTGGGATGACGAGTTCAGGTCCGATTACATTGCCCTGTGATTCAAATTTCATGGAGTACGCTATCTCTATGATTCAAAGACATGCTTCAGACGATGTAGAGAGAGCATTGATTTCATCCTTAGTCACGTGTAGATCATATGAACATCAAGGGATGAACCAACAGTTGCTCATCACTAGTTTTTAGATCACAAGTATATTCATTTGTACAGTGTATTTAGCATTTCAGAATGTAGAACAAGTTAACTTGGGATCTAATGAAATTTAACTGAAATAGTTATACTCTTACAGAAAACTAGCAATTATCTCTTTGATTCTTTCTTTCCTTCATTGGCTAAGCACTGTGTTCAACGTCTTTCGAGAAAGTTCAATTTTAACAATAGCAACATGGTAGAACAAAAAAAGATGTTTAACATCGTCTTCCTGGCTGAGAATTCTAATTATGAACCACACCATATATTATTACTTGTTCAAATTATCTCCAGGAAGGAATTATTGTACAAAGTCTAACTGGCCAAAGACGATGGACTTTGATGGTGACAGTAGCCGCACATACGCAACCTTAACCTAATTCAGTAAGTTCACTATACCAAAAGGACAGTCAATCTAAATAGCTTCTTCATGTTTTATGTCAAAATAAACAAGGGTAAACATAGTCTAAGTGGACTCATTCAGTAAGTTGTCCATATACTGAAAATCGGTTTTGTGTCGTTTAGCTAACAGACACGGTCTCTTCATTATTTGGATTAGCTTACAGAAACTTAAGTGACAGGTAACAGCTAAGATGTTAGATGAAGTCTTTCATATTATCCAAAACAAAGGCACATTAGTAGTACATTACTTTCATACAATATAAGTACAAATCTAATGGATAAACAATGAAAGGTGCTTGTAATTAATCAGCAAGAAGACATCTTAGGTCTACATAGCCTGAAATTAGACAAACCCACCTGAAATTTCCACATGGTTTTGCCACCAAACAATCAAAACAAGGTGTTAGTTAGCATTAAAGTGAGCTGTCTTCAGTTTGAACCTATAAAACTTGActatttctccatgtttttcataACCAAAGACAACACCTATTAGTTCATCTTTACATTTCTTAATTACAATACTTTCGCATACTTTTCACATAAAACCTTACAAAATGATAAGTACAAAGAAACTCATCAAGATGGCAAAGAAGTGGCAAAGAATAGCGATTGCCAGCAGGAAGAAGATTTCCTGGTCGAGAATTCGAGATCAGTGACCAATGAAGGTCATTTTGTTGTTTACACAACTGATGGAAGACGGTTCATGATTCCGTTGACATATCTAAATACGAATATTTTCAGAGAATTATTAAGAATGGCAGAGGAAGAATTCGGCTTAGATGCTTCTGCACCAATCACCTTGCCCTGTGAATCAAGTTTCATGGAGTACACCATGTCTATGATCCAAAATCATGTGGCTAAAGACTTGGAAATAGCTTTGATTGCATCTTTAGCCAACTGTAGATTATCAGTAGTTGGACATCAAGAGCAAACAAACCAACATTTGTTTATCTCTAGTTTCTAacactattttttcattattttgtACAAAGCAGATCATGTAGTTTTACCTAGAAATCagaattaatgagattaaatttTCGTGTGAGTTAAACAACAGTTTTCTGGctttttttattataattagACAAGTTGTTGCAAAAATTTGAACTTCTACTCTTCTAGGAAATTATACAATACAGCAACAAATGCCTCAAAGGATCCCTCTTATAAGacttagggtccgtttggattgaaggaattggagagaatgggaggggagggaaagggagagatttaatttcctttgtttggataaaaaatatgggagaaaggaaatggaaggggagagaaatgaaAGGACTTATTTTCTCTCCTATAGaacaaactataatctttccaagggtggcaaaatttggaaagaaaacattatttggactAATTATACCACCAgcatccttcaatcctccatccattcttcatctccctccttcctccccttccatttcccttcataatttttgttatccaaac from Silene latifolia isolate original U9 population chromosome 3, ASM4854445v1, whole genome shotgun sequence harbors:
- the LOC141646363 gene encoding auxin-responsive protein SAUR62-like, whose translation is MISTKKLIKMAKKWQRLAISSRKRISWSRPVAKEGYFVVYTTDGRRFMIPLTYLNNEIVRELLRLAEEEFGMTSSGPITLPCDSNFMEYAISMIQRHASDDVERALISSLVTCRSYEHQGMNQQLLITSF
- the LOC141648232 gene encoding uncharacterized protein LOC141648232 — protein: MAAAPYSPPNMEDFKELDYQQKFDVFAEYLHNDELRNGNAGPFEEHVIRDVIAMRALMKSDVVYTISEVYHLTALHNLQQGEIWSGQYARCANSLSKNAQTKLVSTAANWNLNFKVLLKKEKLPVLLTPKPSSNRFSASSSRSH